A part of Agromyces protaetiae genomic DNA contains:
- a CDS encoding adenosine deaminase, whose translation METNSTEYRLEGDGTDIRALPKVSLHDHLDGGLRPQTIIELGDALGLAVPSSDAEALGDWFETQSNSGSLVEYLKTFDLTTAVMQTREGLTRVAREFVQDLGADGVVYGEIRWAPEQHLTAGLSLDEAVEAVQEGLEQGADDVRHLGGRIRTGQLITAMRHADRGLEIAELAVRHRDRGVVGFDIAGAEAGFPASKHRTAFDFLASKFLPVTVHAGEADGIESIKGAIVDGRALRLGHGVRLAEDLAIERQDDENTYVSLGQVAQWVRDREIALELSPSSNLQTGAIEAWGDELVDHPFDLLYQLGFRVTVNVDNRLQSATSLTRELALLSDAFGYDLEDLLTFQLNAASAAFLPLDDREELAEQIEDGFDRA comes from the coding sequence GTGGAGACGAATTCGACGGAGTACCGGCTCGAGGGCGACGGCACCGACATCCGGGCGTTGCCCAAGGTGTCGCTGCACGACCACCTCGACGGGGGCCTGCGCCCGCAGACGATCATCGAACTGGGTGACGCTCTCGGCCTCGCCGTGCCGTCGTCCGACGCCGAGGCGCTCGGCGACTGGTTCGAGACCCAGTCCAACTCCGGCTCGCTCGTCGAGTACCTGAAGACGTTCGACCTCACCACGGCCGTCATGCAGACCCGCGAGGGACTCACGCGCGTCGCACGCGAGTTCGTGCAAGATCTCGGCGCCGACGGCGTCGTGTACGGCGAGATCCGGTGGGCGCCCGAGCAGCACCTGACGGCGGGCCTTTCGCTCGACGAAGCCGTCGAGGCCGTGCAAGAAGGGCTCGAGCAGGGCGCCGACGACGTGCGGCACCTGGGCGGGCGCATTCGCACCGGGCAGCTCATCACGGCCATGCGACACGCCGACCGCGGTCTCGAGATCGCCGAGCTCGCGGTGCGCCATCGCGACCGGGGCGTGGTCGGGTTCGACATCGCGGGCGCCGAGGCGGGCTTCCCGGCGAGCAAGCACCGCACCGCCTTCGACTTCCTCGCGAGCAAGTTCCTGCCGGTCACCGTGCACGCGGGCGAGGCCGACGGCATCGAGTCGATCAAGGGAGCGATCGTCGACGGACGGGCGCTCCGCCTGGGCCATGGCGTGCGCCTCGCCGAAGATCTCGCGATCGAGCGCCAAGACGACGAGAACACCTACGTCTCGCTCGGACAGGTCGCCCAGTGGGTGCGCGATCGCGAGATCGCCCTCGAGCTGAGCCCGTCGTCGAACCTCCAGACCGGCGCGATCGAGGCGTGGGGCGACGAACTCGTCGACCACCCGTTCGACCTGCTGTACCAGCTCGGCTTCCGCGTCACGGTCAACGTCGACAACCGCCTGCAGTCGGCGACGAGCCTCACTCGCGAGCTCGCGCTCCTCTCCGATGCGTTCGGGTACGACCTTGAAGACCTCCTGACCTTCCAGCTCAACGCGGCCTCGGCGGCCTTCCTGCCGCTCGACGACCGCGAGGAGCTCGCCGAGCAGATCGAGGACGGCTTCGACCGGGCCTGA
- a CDS encoding APC family permease: MNLRVKSVEASIADASDEERSLKRSLGTGDLALMGIAVAVGAGIFSVGAQAAANFAGPSVILSFILAAITCGLAIMCYAEFASTVPVAGSAYTFTYATMGELLAWIIGWDLILELFTAAAVLAKYWGVYLSEAFLAFGWNLPATFQIGSLTVSWPAFLIVAVFTALLVAGTKLTARVGAVFTLIKVGIVVFVVVVGFFFVKAANFSPFIPEAVPTEGGAADVWTQSLFAWFTGAAPAQYGVFGMLAAASLVFFAFIGFDVVATSAEEVKNPQRTLPRGIFIGLAIVTLLYVLVSIVMTGMVSYRDLAAEDTPSLATAFRLVGQDWASAVISFGALAGLTTVIMVILLGLSRIVFALSRDGLLPRWLSKTTARTKTPARVQIIGGTVVAFVAAFTDVGLLEEMINIGTLSAFVLVSIGVVVLRRTRPDLKRGFRVPWSPFLPILSAALCVWLMLNLTTLTWVRFVVWLAIGLVIYFSYGRRKSRLGGGISEIELPTAQGQEADFLPEVPDNR, from the coding sequence ATGAATCTGCGCGTGAAGTCCGTCGAGGCGTCGATCGCCGACGCCTCCGACGAGGAGCGGAGCCTCAAACGCTCGCTCGGCACGGGCGACCTCGCCCTCATGGGCATCGCGGTCGCGGTCGGCGCGGGCATCTTCTCGGTCGGCGCCCAGGCCGCGGCGAACTTCGCGGGCCCGAGCGTCATCCTCTCGTTCATCCTCGCGGCGATCACGTGCGGGCTCGCGATCATGTGCTACGCCGAGTTCGCCTCGACCGTGCCGGTCGCGGGCAGCGCGTACACGTTCACGTACGCGACGATGGGCGAACTCCTCGCGTGGATCATCGGGTGGGACCTCATCCTCGAGCTCTTCACGGCTGCCGCGGTGCTCGCGAAGTACTGGGGCGTCTACTTGTCCGAGGCGTTCCTCGCGTTCGGGTGGAACCTGCCCGCGACGTTCCAGATCGGCTCGCTCACGGTGAGCTGGCCGGCGTTCCTCATCGTCGCGGTGTTCACGGCGCTCCTCGTCGCGGGCACGAAGCTCACGGCGCGCGTCGGAGCGGTGTTCACGCTCATCAAGGTCGGCATCGTCGTCTTCGTCGTCGTGGTCGGCTTCTTCTTCGTGAAGGCGGCGAACTTCTCGCCGTTCATCCCCGAGGCGGTTCCGACCGAGGGCGGGGCGGCGGATGTCTGGACGCAGTCGCTCTTCGCATGGTTCACGGGTGCCGCGCCCGCGCAGTACGGGGTGTTCGGCATGCTCGCCGCGGCATCCCTCGTCTTCTTCGCCTTCATCGGCTTCGACGTCGTCGCGACGAGCGCCGAAGAGGTGAAGAACCCGCAGCGCACCCTGCCGCGGGGCATCTTCATCGGTCTCGCGATCGTGACGCTGCTCTACGTGCTCGTTTCGATCGTCATGACGGGCATGGTGTCGTACCGCGACCTCGCGGCGGAAGACACGCCGTCGCTCGCGACGGCGTTCCGCCTCGTGGGCCAGGACTGGGCGTCGGCGGTCATCTCCTTCGGCGCCCTCGCGGGCCTCACGACCGTCATCATGGTGATCCTCCTCGGGCTCTCGCGCATCGTGTTCGCGCTGAGCCGCGACGGCCTCCTGCCGCGCTGGCTGTCGAAGACGACGGCACGCACGAAGACGCCCGCGCGCGTGCAGATCATCGGCGGCACGGTCGTCGCATTCGTCGCGGCGTTCACCGACGTCGGCCTCCTCGAAGAGATGATCAACATCGGCACGCTCTCGGCGTTCGTGCTCGTCTCGATCGGCGTCGTCGTGCTGCGCCGCACTCGCCCCGATCTGAAGCGCGGGTTCCGGGTGCCGTGGTCGCCGTTCCTGCCGATCCTGTCGGCGGCGCTGTGCGTGTGGCTCATGCTCAACCTCACGACGCTCACGTGGGTGCGGTTCGTCGTGTGGCTCGCGATCGGACTCGTCATCTACTTCTCCTACGGGCGCCGCAAGTCTCGGCTCGGCGGCGGCATCAGCGAGATCGAGCTTCCGACGGCGCAGGGGCAGGAGGCCGACTTCCTGCCCGAGGTGCCTGACAACCGATAG
- a CDS encoding NAD(P)H-quinone dehydrogenase, whose translation MVYEFERTQRIAVLGGGPGGYEAALAAAQLGAEVTLIERAGVGGSAVLTDVVPSKSLIATAEASNAVKEASELGVQFFAKGDDEKAVKPQVAINLAAVNKRLLGLAAKQSDDMRTNLIDAGVNLVQGEGRLDGPNAIIVSTAKGGTDFDRIEADTLVISVGATPRVLPSAVPDGERILTWTQLYRLKQVPEHLIVVGSGVTGAEFASAYRALGAKVTLISSRDQVLPGEDQDAAAVIEKVFKRNGMKVLNKSRAESVVRDGEEVVATLTDGREVRGSHCLMAVGSIPNTSDIGLEAAGVQLSESGHIRVNRVARTSMPNIYAAGDCTTFLPLASVASMQGRTAVFHAMGDVVNPPANRNITSNIFTQPEIATVGWTQKEIEDGVVPGQIYKLPLSSNPRAKMMGIRDGFVKLFASAGSGAIIGGVIVAPKASELIFPLALAVEHRLTVDQFAEAFPVYPSLTGSLTDAARAMHVVR comes from the coding sequence ATGGTCTACGAGTTCGAGCGCACCCAGAGAATCGCCGTCCTCGGAGGAGGCCCCGGCGGGTATGAGGCCGCGCTCGCCGCCGCACAGCTCGGCGCCGAAGTCACCCTCATCGAACGTGCGGGCGTCGGCGGCTCGGCCGTGCTCACCGACGTCGTCCCGTCGAAGTCGCTCATCGCGACCGCCGAGGCGTCGAACGCCGTGAAAGAGGCCTCCGAGCTCGGCGTGCAGTTCTTCGCGAAGGGCGACGACGAGAAGGCCGTGAAGCCCCAGGTCGCGATCAACCTCGCAGCCGTCAACAAGCGGCTCCTGGGCCTTGCGGCCAAGCAGTCCGACGACATGCGCACGAACCTCATCGACGCGGGCGTGAACCTCGTGCAGGGCGAGGGCCGGCTCGACGGCCCCAACGCGATCATCGTCTCGACGGCGAAGGGCGGCACCGACTTCGATCGCATCGAGGCCGACACGCTCGTCATCTCGGTCGGCGCGACGCCGCGCGTGCTGCCCTCGGCGGTGCCCGACGGCGAGCGCATCCTCACGTGGACCCAGCTCTACCGCTTGAAGCAGGTGCCCGAGCACCTCATCGTCGTCGGCTCGGGCGTCACGGGCGCCGAGTTCGCGTCGGCCTACCGCGCGCTCGGCGCGAAGGTGACGCTCATCTCGAGCCGCGACCAGGTGCTCCCGGGGGAGGATCAAGACGCCGCGGCCGTCATCGAGAAGGTCTTCAAGCGCAACGGCATGAAGGTCTTGAACAAGTCGCGCGCCGAGTCGGTCGTGCGCGACGGCGAAGAGGTCGTCGCGACCCTCACCGACGGCCGTGAGGTGCGCGGCTCGCACTGCCTCATGGCGGTCGGCTCGATCCCGAACACGAGCGACATCGGACTCGAGGCGGCGGGCGTGCAGCTCTCCGAGTCGGGGCACATCCGCGTCAACCGCGTCGCGCGCACGTCGATGCCGAACATCTACGCGGCGGGCGACTGCACGACCTTCCTCCCGCTCGCGTCGGTCGCGTCGATGCAGGGCCGCACGGCCGTCTTCCACGCGATGGGCGACGTCGTGAACCCGCCCGCGAACCGCAACATCACGTCGAACATCTTCACCCAGCCCGAGATCGCGACCGTCGGATGGACGCAGAAAGAGATCGAAGACGGCGTCGTGCCCGGCCAGATCTACAAGCTGCCCCTCTCGTCGAACCCGCGCGCGAAGATGATGGGCATTCGCGACGGCTTCGTGAAGCTCTTCGCGTCGGCCGGATCGGGCGCCATCATCGGCGGCGTCATCGTCGCGCCGAAGGCGTCCGAGCTCATCTTCCCGCTCGCGCTCGCGGTCGAGCACCGGCTCACGGTCGACCAGTTCGCCGAGGCGTTCCCCGTGTATCCGTCGCTCACGGGCTCGCTCACCGACGCCGCGCGCGCGATGCACGTCGTGCGCTGA
- a CDS encoding PTS sugar transporter subunit IIB, giving the protein MRIVAVCGVGIGTSAILKVNAERALDRLGLKADVSASDLAGIAAAAGDAQIILTSSELAGQVREALGRTYAEIVEVSNYFDVDEIARHLERSLG; this is encoded by the coding sequence ATGCGGATCGTCGCCGTGTGCGGGGTCGGGATCGGCACGTCCGCCATCCTGAAGGTCAACGCCGAGCGTGCACTCGATCGGCTCGGGCTCAAGGCCGACGTGTCGGCGAGCGACCTCGCGGGCATCGCCGCTGCCGCAGGCGACGCGCAGATCATCCTGACCTCGAGCGAGCTCGCCGGTCAGGTGCGCGAAGCGCTCGGCCGCACATACGCCGAGATCGTCGAGGTGTCGAACTACTTCGATGTCGACGAGATCGCGAGGCACCTCGAGCGCTCGCTCGGGTAG
- a CDS encoding phospho-sugar mutase: protein MSHADLSERDTQRVAFAESWIAQDPDPETRAELAALVEAVRAGDAAAASDLADRFDTRLAFGTAGLRGEIAAGPNRMNRVLVAQAAAGLAAYLLEHAEPGETPSVVIGYDGRKNSDVFARDSAELMAGAGVRAILLPRLLPTPVLAFAVRHFDASAGVMVTASHNPPNDNGYKVYLGGENGGSQIVAPADAEIAAHILAVAGGATVDALPRGAFETADEEVVDAYVAATAAVATTDVSGRVQPATVYTAMHGVGWETFARVLDAAGFETPAIVDEQIAPDAAFPTVSFPNPEEPGAMDLSFAHARAANAELIIANDPDADRLAIAIPDASAADGYRRLSGNEVGLVFGWRAAELAVAAAGGDLAPEGTLACSIVSSPGLEAIADAFGLEFRGTLTGFKWISRAPGMIFGFEEALGYLVNPETVRDKDGISAAIAFLDLASRLKYEGRTVADHLDDLVLRFGCFASSQISIRVTDLSQIGAVMARLREEPPSEVGGIGVDRIEDLADGFGDLPPADVLRIVFDDGSRVMVRPSGTEPKLKVYLDTAATAGTVTERRAAAQTALEALEAGMRALVV from the coding sequence ATGTCTCACGCCGACCTTTCCGAGCGCGACACGCAGCGCGTGGCGTTCGCCGAGTCGTGGATCGCGCAAGACCCCGACCCCGAGACGCGCGCAGAGCTCGCCGCGCTCGTCGAAGCCGTTCGCGCAGGCGACGCGGCCGCGGCATCCGACCTCGCCGACCGCTTCGACACACGACTCGCCTTCGGCACGGCGGGCCTTCGCGGCGAGATCGCGGCGGGCCCCAACCGCATGAACCGCGTGCTCGTCGCGCAGGCGGCGGCGGGCCTCGCGGCGTACCTCCTCGAGCACGCCGAGCCCGGCGAGACGCCGTCGGTCGTGATCGGCTACGACGGGCGCAAGAACTCCGACGTCTTCGCGCGCGACTCGGCCGAGCTCATGGCGGGCGCGGGCGTGCGCGCGATCCTGCTCCCCCGCCTCCTGCCGACTCCGGTGCTCGCGTTCGCCGTGCGGCACTTCGACGCGAGCGCGGGCGTCATGGTGACGGCGAGCCACAACCCGCCCAACGACAACGGCTACAAGGTGTACCTCGGCGGCGAGAACGGCGGATCGCAGATCGTCGCGCCCGCCGACGCCGAGATCGCGGCGCACATCCTCGCGGTCGCGGGTGGTGCGACGGTCGACGCGCTGCCGCGCGGAGCCTTCGAGACCGCCGACGAAGAGGTCGTCGACGCGTACGTCGCGGCGACGGCGGCGGTCGCGACGACGGATGTCTCGGGGCGCGTGCAGCCCGCGACCGTGTACACCGCCATGCACGGTGTCGGTTGGGAGACCTTCGCGCGCGTGCTCGATGCCGCGGGGTTCGAGACGCCCGCGATCGTGGACGAGCAGATCGCACCCGACGCGGCGTTCCCGACCGTGTCGTTCCCGAACCCCGAAGAGCCGGGCGCCATGGACCTCTCGTTCGCGCACGCGCGCGCCGCGAACGCCGAACTGATCATCGCGAACGACCCCGACGCCGACCGGCTCGCGATCGCGATCCCCGACGCCTCCGCCGCCGACGGCTACCGGCGCCTGTCGGGCAACGAGGTCGGGCTCGTGTTCGGGTGGCGCGCCGCCGAGCTCGCGGTCGCGGCCGCGGGCGGAGACCTCGCCCCCGAAGGCACGCTCGCGTGCTCGATCGTGTCGTCGCCCGGGCTCGAGGCGATCGCGGACGCGTTCGGGCTCGAGTTCCGCGGCACCCTTACCGGGTTCAAGTGGATCTCGCGCGCGCCCGGCATGATCTTCGGCTTCGAAGAAGCGCTCGGGTACCTCGTGAACCCCGAGACCGTGCGCGACAAAGACGGCATCTCGGCGGCGATCGCGTTCCTCGACCTCGCATCGCGGCTCAAGTACGAGGGGCGGACGGTCGCCGATCACCTCGACGACCTCGTCCTGCGGTTCGGATGCTTCGCCTCCTCCCAGATCTCGATCCGCGTGACCGACCTCTCGCAGATCGGCGCCGTCATGGCGCGCCTTCGCGAAGAGCCGCCCTCCGAGGTCGGCGGCATCGGCGTCGACCGCATCGAAGACCTCGCCGACGGGTTCGGCGACCTCCCGCCCGCCGACGTGCTCCGCATCGTGTTCGACGACGGCAGCCGCGTCATGGTGCGCCCGAGCGGGACCGAGCCGAAGCTCAAGGTCTACCTCGACACGGCCGCGACTGCGGGCACCGTCACCGAGCGGCGCGCCGCCGCGCAGACCGCGCTCGAAGCCCTCGAGGCGGGCATGCGGGCCCTCGTCGTGTAG